One segment of Ascochyta rabiei chromosome 7, complete sequence DNA contains the following:
- a CDS encoding Nuclear actin-protein involved in chromatin remodeling translates to MAPSATSDAPVAAGRNSPKPPPARVWSVSEPPFEGYRPVDNEGYSRSNHETAIIIDNGSSAVRAGWSFDSKPRLSVLPNMARYRDRKLNRTFSFIGADVYSDGTARGQSKPIYEPGSNIINNWDAMEGVLDYCFVKMGIDGRSGSIDRPIVMTEPVANLAYTRKTMSEILFECYGAPSVAYGVDSLFSYSYNGGRSGLVVDSSYTSTHLIPVVDAKPLLSQATRLNWGRFQSAQYLLKLLRLKYPSFPGKISDTQAEDLVREHCYVSRNYEDELSHYLDWTGLEDRNHVIQAPYTEQIVVQKTEEELAAAAEKRKESGRRLQAQAAKMRLDKLKKKEEEFEYYVQLQGQLQEITTKKEKARVLESNDFDDEGQLDKRVKELEKSIKKTRNKDLGDDAEEEQQEEPTFPLLEVPDDQLDEEGIKQKRQQRLMKSNYDARLRARVEKEKEKARQAEEQRLDDERRETDPDGWIGERRIARQAIVQKIKDRERLKAELGNRKSHANQMRMKSIANLASDAPSKKRRRGGGDDDTFGADDADWGVYRTIATGEGSDDEEEEDLSKSLKDIEAQLLLHDPNFTEDSTREAQTDWTKSVLHAFFHGPYPFDPESQREAHQLHLNVERIRVPEVVFQPSIAGLDQAGIVEIASTILTERLANNARRDDVLQDIFLTGGNTLFQGFEERLRDELRAVLPAEQSIQVRRAKDCVLDSWRGAAQWGGKKENRRNFITKAEWAEKGGEYIKEHDLGNALG, encoded by the exons ATGGCTCCGTCCGCGACCAGCGATGCGCCCGTTGCCGCAGGGCGCAACTCCCCCAAGCCTCCGCCAGCGCGGGTCTGGAGCGTGAGCGAGCCGCCGTTCGAGGGCTACAGGCCTGTCGACAACGAGGGATATTCGCGCAGCAACCACGAAACGGCCATCATCATCGACAACG GGTCGTCAGCAGTTCGCGCAGGATGGTCTTTCGATTCCAAGCCGCGTCTTTCAGTGCTTCCGAACATGGCGCGCTACAGAGACCGCAAGCTCAACCGCACATTCTCCTTCATTGGCGCAGACGTCTATTCGGACGGCACGGCGCGCGGGCAGTCGAAGCCCATCTACGAGCCGGGCAGCAACATAATAAACAACTGGGACGCCATGGAGGGCGTGCTGGACTACTGCTTCGTCAAGATGGGTATCGACGGCAGGTCGGGGAGTATAGACAGGCCCATTGTCATGACTGAGCCTGTCGCAAACTTGGCCTACACAAGAAAGA CCATGTCTGAAATCCTGTTCGAGTGCTACGGCGCGCCCTCGGTGGCATACGGCGTGGACTCGCTGTTCTCCTACTCATACAACGGAGGACGCAGCGGCTTAGTCGTCGACTCATCATACACATCAACCCACTTAATCCCCGTCGTCGATGCTAAACCACTCCTCTCGCAAGCCACACGACTCAACTGGGGGCGCTTTCAGTCTGCGCAATACCTGCTCAAGTTGCTGAGACTCAAATACCCTTCATTCCCCGGCAAGATCAGCGATACACAAGCAGAAGACCTAGTCAGAGAGCACTGCTATGTTTCACGAAACTACGAGGACGAGCTTAGCCACTATCTGGACTGGACAGGGTTAGAAGACAGGAATCACGTCATACAAGCCCCATACACAGAACAGATTGTAGTTCAGAAGACAGAGGAGGAGCTGGCGGCAGCCGCAGAGAAGCGGAAGGAGAGCGGGCGACGCTTGCAGGCTCAAGCCGCCAAGATGCGTCTCGACAAGCTGAAGAAGAAAGAGGAGGAATTCGAATACTACGTACAACTCCAGGGTCAATTGCAAGAGATCACCacgaagaaggagaaagcaCGGGTACTTGAGTCCAATGACTTTGATGATGAGGGCCAGCTTGACAAAAGGGTCAAGGAGCTGGAGAAATCGATCAAGAAGACACGGAACAAGGATCTTGGTGACGATGCCGAGGAAGAGCAGCAAGAAGAGCCCACCTTTCCTCTCCTCGAAGTTCCGGACGACCAGCTTGATGAAGAAGGTATAAAGCAAAAGCGTCAGCAACGCCTGATGAAGTCCAACTACGATGCGCGCCTTCGTGCGCGAGTAGAGAAGGAAAAGGAAAAGGCCCGTCAAGCAGAGGAACAACGGCTCGACGACGAGCGAAGAGAGACGGACCCAGATGGTTGGATTGGCGAACGCCGAATCGCCCGTCAGGCCATTGTTCAGAAAATCAAGGATCGTGAGCGCCTCAAGGCCGAGCTGGGGAACCGCAAGTCGCACGCCAACCAGATGCGTATGAAGTCAATCGCAAATCTAGCTTCCGACGCGCCCTCCAAAAAGCGTCGCCGTGGAGGAGGAGACGACGATACGTTTGGTGCCGACGACGCAGATTGGGGTGTTTACCGCACAATTGCAACAGGCGAAGGCTCCGACgacgaagaggaagaggatcTTTCAAAGTCTCTCAAAGACATCGAAGCCCAGCTACTTCTCCATGATCCGAACTTCACCGAAGACTCAACAAGAGAAGCGCAGACGGACTGGACCAAGAGCGTGCTGCATGCCTTCTTCCACGGCCCCTACCCATTCGATCCGGAGTCCCAACGTGAAGCGCACCAGTTACATCTCAACGTCGAGCGTATCCGCGTCCCTGAAGTCGTTTTCCAGCCCTCCATCGCCGGATTAGACCAGGCAGGTATTGTCGAAATTGCGTCCACAATCCTTACCGAGCGACTCGCGAACAATGCACGTCGCGATGACGTCCTGCAAGACATCTTCCTGACTGGGGGCAACACTCTGTTTCAGGGCTTCGAAGAGAGGCTCAGGGACGAGCTGAGGGCTGTGCTGCCTGCTGAGCAAAGTATACAGGTCAGGAGGGCGAAGGACTGCGTACTAGACAGCTGGCGAGGCGCGGCTCAGTGGGGAGGCAAGAAAGAGAATCGACGCAACTTCATCACAAAAGCGGAGTGGGCGGAGAAGGGTGGCGAGTACATAAAGGAACATGACTTGGGCAATGCTCTTGGGTGA